A genomic region of Raphanus sativus cultivar WK10039 chromosome 6, ASM80110v3, whole genome shotgun sequence contains the following coding sequences:
- the LOC108813310 gene encoding protein DOWNY MILDEW RESISTANCE 6, whose amino-acid sequence MAAKLISTGFRHTTLPENYVRPLSDRPRLSQVSQLEDFPLIDISSTDRSRLVQQIHQACARFGFFQVINHGVRKATIDEMVSVAHEFFGMSMDEKMKLYSDDPTKTPRLSTSFNVKEEEVNNWRDYLRLHCYPIDKYVHEWPSNPPSFKEVVSKYCREVRELGFTIEELISESLGLEKDYMKNVLGEQGQHMAVNYYPPCPEPELTYGLPAHTDPNALTILLQDATVCGLQILIDGHWFAINPRPDAFVINIGDQLQALSNGVYKSVWHRAVTNTEKPRLSIASFMCPDNGAVISPAKPLWEAKEEEAKPIYRDYTYAEYYKKFWSRNLDQEHCLENFLND is encoded by the exons ATGGCGGCAAAGCTAATATCCACCGGTTTCCGTCATACTACTTTGCCGGAAAACTATGTCCGGCCACTCTCTGACCGTCCACGTCTCTCTCAAGTTTCTCAGCTTGAAGATTTCCCTCTCATCGATATATCTTCCACAGATCGATCTCGGCTCGTCCAACAAATCCACCAAGCTTGCGCCCGGTTTGGTTTCTTTCAG GTTATAAATCATGGTGTTAGAAAAGCAACTATAGATGAGATGGTGAGTGTTGCGCATGAGTTTTTTGGCATGTCTATGGACGAAAAAATGAAGCTATACTCGGACGATCCAACGAAGACACCGAGATTATCGACGAGTTTTAATGTGAAGGAAGAAGAGGTTAACAATTGGAGAGACTATCTAAGACTCCATTGTTATCCTATCGACAAATATGTCCATGAGTGGCCTTCCAACCCACCTTCTTTCAA GGAAGTTGTGAGTAAATACTGTAGAGAAGTAAGAGAATTGGGATTTACAATAGAGGAATTGATATCAGAGAGTTTAGGTTTAGAAAAAGATTACATGAAGAATGTGCTTGGTGAACAAGGTCAACACATGGCAGTCAACTATTATCCTCCATGTCCTGAGCCTGAGCTCACCTATGGTTTACCTGCTCATACCGACCCAAATGCCCTCACCATTCTTCTCCAAGATGCTACCGTTTGCGGTCTCCAGATCTTGATCGACGGTCACTGGTTCGCTATTAATCCTCGTCCTGATGCTTTTGTCATCAACATTGGTGACCAGTTACAG GCATTGAGTAACGGAGTTTACAAAAGTGTTTGGCATCGCGCAGTGACAAACACTGAAAAACCGAGGCTATCGATCGCATCATTTATGTGCCCTGATAACGGTGCTGTCATAAGCCCGGCAAAGCCCTTGTGGGAAGCCAAAGAGGAAGAGGCCAAGCCAATCTACAGAGACTACACTTATGCAGAGTACTACAAGAAGTTTTGGAGTCGGAATCTGGACCAAGAACATTGCCTCGAGAACTTTCTAAACGACTAG
- the LOC108809866 gene encoding uncharacterized protein LOC108809866, protein MITVAIAAELLEEYTLALARITATLLPQPPTSRRRSVRAPTSGGLADPHLPRSDISSSCAPNYAAFLLNF, encoded by the coding sequence ATGATAACAGTAGCTATCGCCGCCGAGTTGCTTGAAGAATACACGTTGGCGCTCGCTCGCATCACCGCAACACTCCTCCCTCAACCACCGACAAGTCGCCGTCGAAGCGTACGAGCTCCCACTAGCGGCGGCCTAGCCGATCCTCACTTACCTCGTAGCGACATCTCATCATCTTGCGCTCCAAACTACGCCGCTTTTCTCTTAAATTTCTGA
- the LOC108811752 gene encoding LOW QUALITY PROTEIN: heavy metal-associated isoprenylated plant protein 9 (The sequence of the model RefSeq protein was modified relative to this genomic sequence to represent the inferred CDS: inserted 2 bases in 2 codons), whose product MGEELVQPEVKEATPAPEAVPESASLEEEEKKDVAEEKKDAAEEEKPTVEEEKQPPPPPPPFILYVDLHCVGCAKKIERSILKIRGVEEVVMDMTENQVTIKGVLDPQAVCNKIKKKTKRMAKVLSPLPAAEGEPLPPTINSQVSGLTTVELNVNMHCQACADQLKKKILEMRGVQTTVTEYTTGKXIVTGTMDEKKLVDYVYRRTKKQARIVPQPDPEPDEKPAAEEEKKEESGEGPEKPXEAEEEKEEEKEKEKKEEEDVGGEDMEVTEEMATAEEEVMKRMMYYYQPLYVIERVPPPQLFSDENPNACCIS is encoded by the exons ATGGGAGAAGAATTAGTTCAACCA GAGGTAAAGGAGGCTACCCCTGCTCCAGAGGCCGTCCCAGAGTCTGCCTCCttggaagaggaggagaagaaagatGTGGCAGAGGAGAAGAAAGATGCGGCTGAGGAGGAGAAACCAacggtggaggaggagaagcaGCCGCCACCACCGCCTCCACCATTCATACTCTACGTGGACTTGCATTGTGTAGGATGTGCTAAGAAGATTGAAAGATCTATACtaaaaattagag gGGTGGAAGAAGTGGTGATGGACATGACTGAGAACCAAGTGACGATAAAAGGAGTGTTAGATCCACAAGCAGTGTGCAACAAAATCAAGAAGAAAACTAAAAGAATGGCCAAAGTCCTTTCGCCGCTTCCAGCTGCCGAAGGGGAACCTCTGCCACCGACCATAAACTCTCAAGTCTCCGGCCTCACCACCGTTGAGCTCAACGTCAACATGCATTGTCAAGCTTGTGCTGACCAGCTCAAGAAGAAGATACTCGAAATGAGAG GGGTCCAAACCACGGTGACAGAATACACGACCGGAA TAATAGTGACCGGGACAATGGACGAAAAGAAACTTGTGGATTACGTCTACCGTCGGACCAAAAAACAGGCCCGAATCGTACCCCAACCCGACCCGGAACCTGATGAAAAACCTGCAGCGGAGGAAGAAAAGAAGGAGGAGAGCGGTGAAGGGCCTGAGAAAC CGGAAGCagaagaggagaaggaggaggagaaggagaaggagaaaaaggaagaagaagacgttgGCGGAGAAGATATGGAGGTTACCGAGGAGATGGCTACGGCGGAAGAAGAAGTGATGAAGAGGATGATGTATTATTATCAGCCTTTATACGTCATCGAAAGGGTTCCTCCACCGCAGCTTTTCAGCGACGAGAACCCTAACGCTTGTTGCATTTCTTAA